One Ogataea parapolymorpha DL-1 chromosome VI, whole genome shotgun sequence DNA window includes the following coding sequences:
- a CDS encoding Protein of the Sec1p/Munc-18 family, essential for vacuolar protein sorting translates to MDLYTVAQHYLDRILETDSADKIRVLLLDKTTSAVISMVTTQSELLKKDVFLVDKLDNFQRDSLRNLSCICFLEPSMETISNLSREIANPNYQKYDIFFNNSVSNSKLERLAESDDLEMISKVVEIFMDYLVVNKAFFVVPNIVSPYGPLVRDSWHPSAFDQSLQSLMSLLLSLKYKPVIRYETNSKMCAKLANAVNFEINSNQMLFGQLPLRDSPPSLLILDRKNDPITPLLFPWTYQAMIHELLGIHNNTVNMSRVHNISEELKEVVVNEQTDQFYKESMYLNFGDLSESLKRFIETYKTKTKTSSNISSITDMKFFLENYPEFKKTSINLSKHMLLSTEIDKKINELRLWEVGELQQSLATNDNSSGDLAELEDLLFDRKVQNGAPVAPLSEDTKLKLLAVYALRYESHPSNQLSRLTRQLHQLGFPSHKLDLIKHLLQTSGATQRLHDDGESIFEKVSNSTMGGTVNGISFKNNTDGNVYMQHSPRLKQVLMKLFKNKLNTKNYALLKPNGLEAYTGNDKIPDQELVIFIVGGVTYEEARLVAELNQLNPGLKIVIGGTHILDSDTFIGLK, encoded by the coding sequence ATGGACCTCTACACCGTTGCCCAGCACTATTTGGACCGCATACTGGAAACGGACTCTGCCGACAAGATCCGCGTTCTGCTGTTAGACAAGACAACGTCTGCGGTGATTTCAATGGTCACGACACAGTCGGAAttgctcaagaaagacGTGTTTCTCGTGGACAAGCTCGACAACTTCCAGAGAGACAGTCTGCGCAACTTGTCGTGTATCTGTTTTCTCGAGCCCAGTATGGAGACGATTTCCAACCTGTCGCGCGAAATTGCCAACCCAAACTACCAGAAATACGACATTTTCTTTAACAATTCGGTGTCAAACTCCAAATTAGAACGCCTGGCTGAGTCGGACGACCTGGAGATGATTTCCAAAGTGGTGGAGATTTTCATGGACTACCTTGTTGTGAACAAAGCGTTTTTTGTCGTGCCGAACATCGTCTCGCCATACGGCCCGCTCGTTCGCGACTCCTGGCACCCGTCGGCGTTCGACCAGTCTCTGCAGAGCCTCatgtcgctgctgctctcgCTAAAATACAAGCCTGTCATTCGCTACGAAACAAACTCGAAAATGTGCGCCAAGCTCGCCAACGCGGTGAACTTCGAAATCAACTCCAATCAGATGCtttttggccagctgcCGTTAAGAGACTCGCCGCCGTCGCTGCTCATCTTGGACCGCAAAAACGACCCCATCACTCCGTTGCTCTTCCCCTGGACGTACCAGGCGATGATCCACGAGCTGCTGGGGATCCACAACAACACCGTCAACATGTCGCGTGTCCACAACATCTCggaagagctcaaggaggtggtggTCAACGAACAAACAGACCAGTTCTACAAAGAGTCCATGTATCTTAATTTCGGAGACCTCTCAGAGAGTCTCAAGAGATTTATCGAGACATACAAGACGAAAACGAAAACCAGCTCCAACATCAGCTCCATCACAGACATGAAGTTTTTCCTGGAAAACTACCccgagttcaagaaaacGTCCATCAATTTGTCGAAACACATGCTGCTGTCCACAGAAATCgacaagaaaatcaacgagCTGCGGCTTTGGGAGGTGGGCGAGCTGCAACAGTCGCTCGCCACAAACGACAACAGTAGCGGCGATCTTGCAGAACTCGAGGACTTGCTATTTGACAGAAAAGTGCAGAACGGCGCTCCTGTGGCACCTCTGTCCGAAGACACCAAACTAAAGCTCCTGGCAGTGTACGCGCTGCGGTACGAATCACACCCGTCCAACCAGCTCTCCAGACTAACTAGACAGCTGCATCAGCTCGGGTTCCCGAgccacaagctggacctgaTCAAACACCTGCTGCAGACCAGCGGCGCGACACAGCGCCTGcacgacgacggcgagtcgATCTTTGAGAAAGTGTCCAACTCGACGATGGGAGGCACCGTCAACGGCatcagcttcaaaaacAACACGGACGGCAACGTGTACATGCAGCACAGTCCGCGGCTCAAACAGGTGCTGATGAAActgttcaaaaacaagctcaacaccaagaacTATGCGCTGCTCAAGCCCAACGGCTTGGAAGCGTACACGGGCAACGACAAGATCCCGGACCAGGAACTCGTTATTTTCATTGTGGGCGGCGTGACGTATGAAGAGGCCCGGCTAGTTGCCGAGCTCAACCAGCTCAATCCCGGCCTGAAAATTGTGATTGGCGGGACACATATACTAGACTCAGACACGTTTATCGGGCTGAAATGA
- a CDS encoding Histone deacetylase complex subunit CTI6, translated as MSSRRTRRQPEPQKDYGDSEENRSYDEESLEEVTRCICGNDELVIPDDAGPEFDEVDTGFFIQCESCSVWQHGFCVGITDEDTAPEKYWCEQCQPQHHDLFTDKYGFRRSRYNPYQEMKRHRRRQQAQDAAGTAASAGSGSGSPPASAAETPSKPEIKRERDKSEEEGEKRKRARGTLNSRDAEYEQMLKRVLEESAKESGVQPDDVNLSSSNESASRETRSRKKVKDDNSQEEDITQHSNLSQPQKTTPPSSASSSTSNSTKKSKKKREEPEDKKKPKIEISDEKPFKPNLPSQKISMNEMRRRVFSIMEFVSNIQAELSNEEDFKRSLLNYTSEDSTDEILRLQKLLIECYNESVTKLDSLTEKLNTWEKSYG; from the coding sequence ATGTCTTCTCGCAGAACTAGACGACAGCCAGAGCCGCAAAAAGATTACGGCGACTCAGAGGAAAACCGCTcgtacgacgaggagtcgCTCGAGGAGGTCACTCGCTGCATTTGCGgcaacgacgagctggtcatCCCGGACGACGCAGGCCccgagtttgacgaggtCGACACCGGTTTTTTCATCCAGTGCGAGTCGTGCTCGGTGTGGCAGCACGGATTCTGTGTGGGCATCACCGACGAGGACACGGCCCCAGAAAAGTACTGGTGCGAACAATGCCAGCCGCAACACCACGATCTGTTCACAGATAAGTATGGGTTCCGCAGAAGCAGGTACAACCCGTACCAGGAGATGAAACGCCACCGGCGCCGCCAGCAGGCCCAAGACGCGGCTGGAACCGCTGCGAGCGCTGGATCAGGGTCTGGGTCGCCGCCTGCGTCGGCTGCAGAGACGCCGTCCAAGCCAGAAATCAAACGAGAGCGAGACaagagcgaggaggagggCGAGAAGCGCAAACGTGCACGTGGCACGCTCAATTCGAGAGACGCAGAGTACGAGCAGATGCTCAAGCGGGTGCTGGAGGAATCGGCCAAGGAGAGCGGCGTGCAGCCGGACGACGTGAACCTATCGTCTTCGAACGAGTCTGCGTCGCGGGAGACCCGGTCGCGCAAGAAGGTCAAGGACGACAACTCGCAGGAGGAGGACATCACACAGCACAGCAACCTGAGCCAACCGCAGAAAACCACGCCGCCATCGTccgcctcgtcgtcgacgtcTAACagcacgaaaaaaagcaagaaaaagagagaggagccagaggacaagaagaagcccAAGATCGAAATCTCGGACGAAAAACCGTTCAAGCCGAACCTGCCAAGCCAGAAAATCAGCATGAACGAGATGCGTAGACGGGTGTTTTCCATCATGGAGTTTGTTTCCAACATCCAGGCCGAGCTGTCGAACGAGGAAGACTTCAAGCGCAGTCTGCTCAACTACACGAGCGAGGACTCCACAGACGAGATACTGCGgctccagaagctgctgATCGAGTGCTACAACGAGTCTGTCACGAAATTGGACTCTCTAACAGAAAAACTGAATACCTGGGAAAAGTCGTACGGCTAG
- a CDS encoding mRNA (guanine-N(7)-)-methyltransferase — protein sequence MSQGAQAKDEPIDVGPRTKLQDDGKTADIGPLEPVQKKRRVKKFRATHKRDDSAPSDVRTPSPSPAAQSLVGLNQEQKDEIIRQKYNQQTHHARKTRRTESKIYKLRSFNNCIKYILIHKYARPGGNVLDLGCGKGGDMAKWEAVQTKSYVGIDLSDLSIKEAVTRYKRSRFHFQAVFATGDAFNVPVPQILKDFRDQVDLQFDTVSMQFCMHYAFDSELTVRNMLQNVARSLKVGGMFIGTIPSSDFIRWKVNKLGPGERKWGNSIYSVEFPSEPPKDAKFANPFGNVYNYYLVDAVDNVPEYVVPFETFRALCESYNLELRYKKNFFELFNKEIPNYFRKLPTPVVESLRREDGSYGVSGEDRDACSFYLAFAFEKVGA from the coding sequence ATGTCTCAAGGTGCACAAGCAAAAGACGAGCCCATTGACGTAGGGCCGCGCACCAAATTGCAAGACGACGGCAAAACCGCCGATATAGGCCCTCTGGAGCCGGTTCAGAAGAAACGACGGGTTAAGAAGTTCAGAGCGACACACAAGCGCGACGACTCTGCTCCTTCTGACGTGCGCACGCCGTCGCCATCGCCAGCGGCCCAGAGCCTCGTCGGTCTGAATCAAGAACaaaaggacgagatcatcaGGCAAAAATACAACCAGCAAACGCACCACGCGCGCAAAACCCGCCGTACAGAGTCCAAGATCTACAAGCTGCGCTCGTTCAACAATTGCATCAAATACATCCTGATCCACAAGTACGCGCGGCCGGGAGGCAACGTGCTGGACCTGGGGTGCGGCAAGGGTGGCGACATGGCGAAATGGGAGGCTGTGCAGACAAAATCGTATGTCGGCATCGATCTTTCGGACCTCTCAATCAAGGAGGCCGTCACGCGCTACAAACGCTCGCGGTTCCACTTCCAGGCGGTTTTCGCCACAGGAGATGCGTTCAATGTGCCCGTTCCACAGATCCTCAAAGATTTCCGAGACCAGGTCGACCTCCAGTTCGACACCGTGTCGATGCAGTTCTGCATGCACTACGCGTTCGACTCGGAGCTGACGGTGCGCAACATGCTGCAGAACGTGGCCCGATCGCTCAAGGTGGGCGGCATGTTCATTGGCACGATTCCGTCGTCCGACTTCATCCGCTGGAAAGTCAACAAACTGGGCCCTGGCGAGCGCAAATGGGGCAACTCGATCTATTCGGTTGAGTTCCCATCGGAGCCACCCAAGGACGCCAAGTTTGCGAATCCGTTTGGCAACGTGTACAACTACTATCTTGTGGACGCCGTCGACAACGTGCCGGAGTACGTGGTGCCGTTCGAGACGTTCCGTGCGCTTTGCGAGTCGTACAATCTGGAGCTGCggtacaaaaaaaatttctttgagctcttcaacaaggagatccCCAACTACTTCAGAAAGCTGCCGACGCCCGTCGTGGAGTCGCTGCGGCGCGAGGACGGCTCATACGGTGTCAGCGGCGAAGACAGAGACGCGTGCTCGTTCTACCTCGCGTTTGCGTTCGAAAAAGTCGGCGCATAG